atcatccattccggctaggactatgtttagggatgctcggaaacagcgaacccggagggtccagttgcatgtcgggctgcgtaaaggctcccctgaggagttcattgtacccaaagccttcctttgcgggcacttttggatgggcgaaaagggcttgcaacgcatttcctgggtcctgatttttcagtcgtcttcgatgccggctagggctatatttagggatgctcagaaacagcgaacccggagggtccagctgcatgtggggctgcgtaaaggctcccctggggagttcacttgtacccaaagccttcctttgggggcacttttggatggcgaaaagggctcgcaacgcatttcctggggcctgatttttcagttgtcatcgctgccggctagggctatgtttagggatgctcggaaacagcgaacgcggatggtccagtggcatgtggggctgcgtaaaggctcccctggggagttcacttgtacccaaagccttcctttgggggcacttttggatgggcgaaaagggctcggaacgcatttcctggggcctgatttttcagtcgtcttcgatgccggctagggctatgtttagggatgctcggaaacagcgaaaccgcagggtccagttgcatgtggggctgcgtaaaggctcccctggggagttcacttgtacccaaagccttcctttgggggcacttttggatgggcgaaaagggctcggaacgcatttcctggggcctgatttttcagtcgtcttcgatgccggccaaggctatgtttagggatgctcggaaacagcgaacgccgaggatccagttgcatgtggggctgcgtaaaggctcccctggggagttctcttgtacccaaagccttcacttggtgacactttgggatggtccaaaggggcttgcaacgtgtttcctggggcctgatttttcattcgtcttcgatgccggctagggttacgtttaggtttgctcaggaacagcgaacccgagggtgcagttgcatgtggggctgcgtaaaggctcccctggggagttctcttgtacccaaagccttcctttgagggcacttttggatggtccaaaggggctcgcaacgcatttcctggggcctgagttttcactcgtctccgatgacggctagggttacgtttaggtttgctcaggaacagcgaacccggagggtgcagttgcatgtggggctgcgtaaaggctcccctggggagttcacttgtacccaaagccttcctttgggggcacttttggatgggtgaatggggcttgaaacgtatttcctggggcctgatttttcattcgtcttcgatgccggctagggctatgtttagggatgctcggaaacagcgaacccggagggtccagttgcatgtggggctgcgtaaaggctcccctgtggagttcacttgtacccaaagccttcctttgggggcacttttggatgggtgaatggggcttgaaacgtatttcctggggcctgatttttcattcgtcttcgatgccggctagggatatgtttaggtttgctcttgaacagcgaacccggagggtccagttgcatgtggggctgcgtaaaggctcccctggggagttcacttgtacccaaagccttcctttgggggcacttttggatggacgaaaaggggctcgcaacgcgttttctggggcccggttttttagtcttctcccatgccggctaggcctatttttaatcttaatgtgAAGTAGCatacacggagtgtcaaggtgcattaGGGTGAGGGTGTGGTTGAGGGTGAGGttgagggtgagggtgagggttgttagggttaggggttagcgttagggttagcgttagggttagggttagggtttgggtttgggttaggTTTCGGGTTTGGGTTCGAGTTAGGGTTtcggttagggtttgggttagggttcgggtttgggttagggttcgggtttggCTTAGGTTTCGGGTTCGGCTTAGGGTTTTGGTTCGGGTTTGTGTTcaggttcgggttagggtttgggttcgCGTTTGTGTTTGGTTTCGGGTTCGTGTTCAAGTTCTTGTTTGGGTTActgttagggttcgggttagggttagggttagggtccgggttcgggttagggtccgggttcgggttcgggtgGTGGTTCGGGTAAGGGTTCGGGTTCGGCGCCgcctggacacattttagcACAGCACcacccggacacatttaagtgCGGCGCAGCCCGGAAACATTTTAGCGGGTCAGCGGCATTTGCGGGGCtcacggggggggggtccatggggcttggggggaccccaagggatggggggaaagggaaccaaaatgaggggggaaccaagtgtgcggggtgcggttgccggggggatgcatttCCGTGGCACACCatgggggaaccaaaatgaggggggaaccaagtgtgtggggtgcggttgctggggggacgcatttgcggggcgcaccggtagggggaaccaaaatgaggggggaccaagtgtgcggggtgcggttgccagggggacgcatttgtggggcgcaccggcgcgggggaaccaaaatgaggggggaaccaagtgtgtggggtgcggtgTCCGGGTGaacgcatttgcggggcgcaccgtgggggggggggaaccaaaatgaggggggaaccaagtgtgcggggtgcggttgccagggggttagggttagggatagggttaggcttagggttcattagggttagggttaaggttagcgttagggttagggatagggttaggcttagggttcattagggttagggttagggcttagggctatggttagggggttagggttcgggttcggggttcctaagaggaggaagagttcttcggggttcctaagaggaggaagagttcttcgaggaggaggaggaggaggacgagctggaggaagagctgggcgaggaggacttcgaggaggaggaggaggaggaggagttcgaggaggaggaaggcctctcggaggaggaggacgaggaggaggaagaggaggaggaggaaggcagcggggctgaggaAAGCgccccccccacggccccccccgcggtgacgctgccggaggaggaggaggaggaggaggaggaggaagaggagacaggcgccctgctgatggaggtgaatgaaggccagccccccccctgccaggaggaggaggaggaaggggggggcccagcagcccccagcgaatcaggaggaggaggaggagatgatgggggggaggaagggcagctccccacgggtagcccccagccccccccgccccccccgagggtccccccccagccctggaagctgcgcccccccctcgccctccggagccgcccccccgaggggcccaagggggaagggggcagccccgaacccccccccgcaccccccccggaccccccccagctgcagggagaggaggaggaggaggaggaagagcccccgccccccccgggcaagggagaggtgagtgtgggggggtttggggcaagattggggggttttggggcagtttgtgtggaactggggtggtttggggcaagatcgagcgggtttgggacagttttgggtgtgattgaggtggtttggggcaagatggggtggttttggggcacttggggtgagaagggggtggtgggggtgggatggggtggggtcaggggtcgggggtcaggcgctgaccccgctgtgcccccaggcccccGACCCCACGGCCTCCATGCTGGCTGACTTCATCGACTGCCCCCCTGACGCCGCCCCGTGACCCcgccaggacccccccccaacctcagagccccccagagcccctcccctgcccctcaccagaccccgacccccccagaacaaaataaagtttctagaaCCTTCCTCTCGGTGCCTTTGCGTtggtttttgatgggcgaaaggggctgggaaggctttgggtacaagtgaactccccgggggagcctttacgcagccccacatgcaactgcaccctccgggttcgctgttcctgagcaaacctaaacgtagccctagctgtcatcggagacgaatgaaaaatcaggccccaggaaatgcgttccgatgggGACGGACATACGgacagctggggatggtcatacagagaggagtggttggagagctgccaggcagagaaggacctgggagtgatggtggacagtcggctgaatatgagccagcagtgtgctcaggtggccaagaaggccaacggcatcctggcttgtatcagaaacagtgtgaccagcagggctagggaggtgattgtccccctgtactcggctctggtgaggccgcacctcgagtactgtgttcagttttgggcccttcgctacaagaaagatatcgaggtgcttgagcgggtccaaagaagggcgacgaagctggtgaggggcctggagaacaagtcctacaaggatcggctgagagagctgggcttgttcagcctggagaagaggaggctcaggggtgaccttattgctctctacagataccttaaaggaggctgtagcgaggtgggggttggtctgttctcccacatgcctggtgacaggacgggggggaatgggctaaaattgtgccacgggagttttaggttagacgttaggaagaatttctttaccgaaagggttgttaggcactggaacgggctgcccagggaagtggtggagtcaccatccctggaagtcttcaaaagacgtttagatgtagagcttagggatatggtttagtggggactgttagtgttaggtcagaggttggactcgataatcttgaggtctcttctaacctagaaattctgtgattctgtgattctgtggatgagcctgctgaaactaattccagttgagaaagtttcagttactagcttggtgatattgtcagttcaatattcaaagctgcagcaaaagcaaaaggggatttttgcttctagaaacaccccaggtctcctgcctgcactctgcgtgctgttgagctaagccttaaaaataagtaaataaagcacagctgctgctcctctttctgatgtcctgtgctttgcccctcccctttcccaggtgattgggtttgggtgctgggggcgggggcaaaaggtatatgagccccaggcatgccaccagagagctccttctgcctgggctgctctttggggtaagtgctttgtgtttccttcagtcagttgcagggttctttaggtgggtcaaagtctatggatttctggattttaagtgcttggaattcgcttaatagagctctatttagcatagtgtgtgtgctgagcgtgggtggcaggaggaggtggggagctgctcaggactggaaaGTTTGGTTTCTAGGAATACGCGGCATCCTTGCTGTGCGACGTGActaattgttgggctggaacgttccagcttttgtgtgtcttaagcaatgtagcttgtgcagtgtgttgtgtggcccgggcagagtttgccgtggcgctgtgagcgaagaatctctgttagagctggtgagcagctgaagaactggagctgggacgagagaggcattgcagcaggtacgctgtggctgtgaggttagggttagatccagggttcgggttagggttagggttcggtctCCCATGGGCGATGTTTCGgcttgctcagaaacagcgaacccggagggtccagttgcatgtggggctgcgtaaaggctcccctggggagatcacttgtacccaaagccttcctttgggggcacttttggatgctccaaaggggctcgcaacacatttcctggggcctgatttttcactcgtctccgatgacggctagggctacgtttaggtttgctgaggaacagcgaacccggagggtccagttgcatgtggggctgcgtaaaggctcccctggggagttcacttgtacccaaagccttcctttgggggcacttttggatgggcgaaaagggctcgcaacgcatttcctggggcctgatttttcagtcgtcttcgatgccggctagggctatgtttagggatgctcggaaacagcgaacccggagggtccagttgaatgtggggctgcataaatgctcccctggggagttcacttgtacccaaagccttcctttggttacacttttggatggtccaaagaggcatgcaacgcgttttctggggcccgggttttcagtcttctcccatgccggctagtgacatatttaggtttgctcggaaaaatcgaacccggagggtccagttgcatgtggggctgcgtaaaggctcccctggggagttctcttgtacccaaagccttcctttgggggcacttttggatgggcgaaaagggctcagaacgcatttcctggggcctgatttttcagtcgtcttctatgccggctagggctatgtttagggatgctcggaaacagcgaacccgtagggtccagttgcatgtggggctgcgtaaaggctcccctcggaacttcagatgtacccaaagccttcctttgggggcaattttggatggtccaaaggggctcgcaacgcatttcctggggcctgatttttcactcgtctccgatgacggctattgctacgtttaggtttgctcaggaactgcgaacccggaaggtccagttgcatgtggggctgcgtaaaggctcccctggggagttctcttgtacccaaagccttcctttgggggcacttttggatggtccaaaggagctcgcaacgcatttcctggggcctgatttttcactcgtctccgatgacggctagggctacgtttaggtttgctcaggaactgcgaacccggagggaccagttgcatgtggggctgcgtaaaggctcccctggggagttcacttatacttaaagccttcctttgggggcacatttggatgggagaaaagggctcgtaacgcatttccctgggcctgatgtttcagtcatcatccattccggctagggctatgtttagggatgctcggaaacaacgaacccggagggtccagttgcatgtggggctgcataaaggctcccctggggagttcacttgtacccaaagcctttctttggtgacacttttggatggtccaaaggggcttgcaacacattttctggggcccgggttttcagtcttctcccatgccggctagggatatatttagggttgctcggaaaaatcgaacccggagggtccagttgcatgtggggctgcataaatgctcccctggggacttcacttgtacacaaagccttcctttggtgacacttttggatggtccaaaggggcttgcaacgcgttttctggggcccgggtttttcagtcgtcttcgatgccggctagggctatttttagcgatgctcggaaacagcgaacgcggagggtctagtggcatgtggggctgcgtaaaggctcccctggggagttctcttgtacccaaagccttctttgggggcacttttggatgggcgaaaagggctcgcaacgcatttcctggggcctgatttttcagtcgtcttcgatgccggctagggctatgtttagggatgctcggaaacagcgaacccggacggtccagttgcatgtggggctgcgtaaagg
The sequence above is a segment of the Anas acuta unplaced genomic scaffold, bAnaAcu1.1 SCAFFOLD_258, whole genome shotgun sequence genome. Coding sequences within it:
- the LOC137849300 gene encoding salivary acidic proline-rich phosphoprotein 1/2-like, which produces MEVNEGQPPPCQEEEEEGGGPAAPSESGGGGGDDGGEEGQLPTGSPQPPPPPPRVPPQPWKLRPPLALRSRPPEGPKGEGGSPEPPPAPPPDPPQLQGEEEEEEEEPPPPPGKGEAPDPTASMLADFIDCPPDAAP